A genomic segment from Polyangium mundeleinium encodes:
- a CDS encoding thrombospondin type 3 repeat-containing protein has product MNSLVKVINLDDEPVICFTTDGTVPEWNGGNCTNRLDASRQIAVPKCGFNLIRIAWSKGTDEANYKVESEACKESCDPVVPWSNQELARAFALWQDETKCKLNGCENPSGTGDWLEQCDSGQVAWDVSLSGFRAISKFTFDACAHAVTIDVEEGGMTVPRKFNLVVTGTLIQDTDFSGNGNEGGTVTVSGDFTGSVTSRIVLGDKKRSGGSFDAACTADSLDGKECAPAGAKIAYDFPQWSCHGDICPVAVMGSCQGADGDADAIPDSEDNCPEHPNTDQSDIDKDGVGDVCDSQSDFVVIRFKVGNRCMILGDGKVESTSTCEPSDPKQQWEMFPDGDAFGFRNISSGECLAQSGILAGPWTVVTAPCNNSDEQRWKLEAYEQGGFDVNFPIRLHNVADNFCAYTDFTGEVYGTVGNCGLAGTESNRKVGLYYGGAFDTQPYQP; this is encoded by the coding sequence GTGAACTCTCTCGTCAAGGTGATCAACCTCGATGACGAGCCCGTGATCTGTTTCACCACCGATGGCACGGTACCCGAGTGGAACGGCGGCAATTGCACGAACCGGCTCGATGCGAGTCGTCAGATTGCGGTGCCCAAGTGCGGATTCAACCTGATCCGCATCGCGTGGTCGAAAGGCACGGACGAGGCCAACTACAAGGTCGAGAGCGAGGCTTGTAAAGAGAGCTGCGATCCGGTGGTGCCATGGTCGAATCAAGAGCTCGCGCGCGCATTCGCGCTCTGGCAAGATGAAACGAAATGCAAGCTGAACGGATGCGAGAATCCTTCGGGGACGGGGGATTGGTTGGAGCAGTGCGATTCCGGGCAAGTCGCCTGGGACGTGAGCCTGAGCGGCTTCCGGGCCATCAGCAAGTTCACCTTTGACGCCTGCGCTCACGCCGTCACGATCGACGTCGAGGAGGGCGGGATGACGGTCCCGCGGAAGTTCAACCTCGTGGTCACGGGCACGTTGATTCAGGATACCGACTTCAGCGGCAATGGCAACGAGGGAGGGACCGTCACGGTGTCCGGCGATTTCACGGGCAGCGTCACGTCGCGCATCGTGCTCGGCGACAAGAAGCGCAGCGGCGGCAGCTTCGACGCCGCCTGCACGGCCGATTCGCTGGACGGGAAAGAGTGCGCGCCGGCGGGCGCGAAGATCGCCTACGATTTCCCGCAATGGAGCTGCCACGGCGACATCTGCCCGGTCGCGGTCATGGGCTCCTGCCAGGGGGCCGACGGCGACGCGGATGCCATCCCCGACTCCGAGGACAACTGCCCCGAGCACCCGAACACCGACCAATCCGACATCGACAAGGACGGCGTCGGAGACGTCTGCGACAGCCAGTCCGACTTTGTCGTCATTCGCTTCAAGGTTGGGAACCGGTGCATGATCCTCGGCGACGGAAAGGTCGAGTCCACGAGCACGTGCGAGCCGTCGGATCCCAAGCAGCAATGGGAGATGTTCCCCGACGGCGACGCCTTCGGGTTCCGGAATATTTCGAGCGGAGAATGCCTGGCCCAATCCGGCATTCTGGCCGGCCCGTGGACCGTGGTCACGGCTCCGTGCAACAACAGCGACGAGCAGCGGTGGAAGCTCGAAGCCTACGAGCAGGGCGGGTTCGACGTGAACTTCCCGATTCGCCTGCACAACGTCGCCGATAATTTTTGCGCATACACCGACTTCACCGGGGAGGTGTACGGCACGGTCGGCAATTGTGGGCTCGCGGGGACCGAATCGAACCGGAAGGTCGGGTTATATTACGGCGGCGCGTTCGACACGCAGCCCTATCAGCCCTGA
- a CDS encoding monooxygenase — protein sequence MLACAALIGCGSEVVEQPHPQATTSGTSTEGWTTLIDTSWEIGGGSESYWCATKTFHEDLYINAFRPLGSTGTHHTLLLWSKGNQPDSETVCGPTLDESLLFASGVGTDDLVFPEGVALKIPAGTQLLLNLHLFNTTTAPLPGISGTLVKTLAPSEVKQEAEMIMPGANGISVPPNSPGSVQGDCTFPGDATLMSVWPHMHKYGTHMRVTHQMNTGEVPLHDASFSFTEQKNYPITPVPVLAGERIHFECSYMNTTSKTIGFGISSDDEMCFLGLYRYPKLASACQ from the coding sequence GTGCTCGCGTGCGCAGCGCTCATCGGCTGTGGTTCCGAGGTGGTCGAGCAGCCCCATCCACAGGCCACGACCTCGGGGACCAGCACGGAGGGGTGGACGACGCTCATCGACACGAGCTGGGAGATCGGCGGGGGCAGCGAGAGTTATTGGTGCGCGACCAAGACCTTCCACGAGGATCTCTACATCAACGCCTTTCGCCCCCTCGGTTCGACGGGGACGCATCACACGCTGCTCTTGTGGTCCAAGGGCAATCAGCCCGACAGCGAGACCGTCTGCGGGCCGACGCTCGACGAGAGCTTGCTTTTTGCGTCGGGCGTCGGCACGGACGACCTCGTTTTTCCTGAAGGGGTCGCGCTCAAGATCCCGGCAGGGACACAGCTCCTCTTGAACCTGCACCTCTTCAACACGACCACGGCTCCCCTCCCCGGCATTTCGGGCACGCTCGTCAAGACCCTCGCTCCCTCCGAGGTCAAGCAGGAGGCCGAGATGATCATGCCCGGCGCAAACGGAATCTCCGTGCCCCCGAACAGCCCAGGCTCCGTGCAAGGCGACTGCACGTTCCCCGGAGACGCGACCCTCATGAGCGTATGGCCCCACATGCACAAGTACGGCACCCATATGCGGGTGACGCACCAGATGAACACGGGCGAGGTCCCCCTGCACGACGCGTCCTTCAGCTTCACGGAGCAGAAAAACTATCCGATCACGCCGGTCCCGGTTCTCGCGGGAGAGCGTATCCACTTCGAGTGCTCGTACATGAACACGACATCGAAGACGATCGGCTTTGGCATCAGTTCCGACGACGAGATGTGCTTCCTCGGCCTCTACCGATATCCAAAGCTCGCCTCCGCCTGCCAGTAG
- a CDS encoding LysR substrate-binding domain-containing protein, with translation MDGTFDGLPAFLAVANHKSFTAAAAGMGVSPTAMSQKIKLLEQRLGVVLFQRTTRRVSLTEAGANLFARLKPALTEVEDALAALGDYRGRPSGRLRITAPRTSGAWLLPPLVTRMGEQYPELSVEICLDDAFIDLVASGFDAGIRLGDAIEKDMVRVPMTKQSAWSIVGAPSYLARAGRPRKPEELLRHHAIRQRMITTGVVYRWELERQGKPMTIDVPGTVVVNDIGLMVALALEGAGLAYVPDEAIADAVAEGRLERVLEPFVTPGPGFCLYFPARMQEQPKLKALVETVKRMRDDLLAGVRGATPKTKTTSGASRSK, from the coding sequence ATGGACGGCACATTCGACGGGCTCCCTGCGTTTCTCGCGGTGGCAAACCACAAGAGTTTCACGGCGGCCGCCGCCGGCATGGGGGTGTCGCCGACGGCGATGAGCCAGAAGATCAAGCTGCTCGAACAACGCCTCGGCGTCGTGCTTTTCCAGCGCACGACGAGGCGTGTCTCGCTGACCGAGGCGGGGGCGAACCTCTTCGCGCGCCTGAAGCCCGCGCTCACGGAAGTCGAGGACGCGCTCGCCGCGCTCGGCGACTACCGTGGTCGCCCCTCGGGGCGGCTGCGCATCACCGCGCCGCGCACGAGCGGAGCTTGGCTGCTCCCGCCGCTCGTCACGCGAATGGGCGAGCAATACCCGGAGCTCTCCGTCGAGATCTGCCTCGATGACGCCTTCATCGACCTCGTGGCATCCGGCTTCGACGCGGGAATCCGGCTCGGGGACGCGATCGAGAAGGACATGGTGCGCGTACCCATGACGAAGCAGTCCGCGTGGTCGATCGTCGGCGCGCCGAGCTACCTCGCGCGGGCGGGGCGGCCGCGCAAACCCGAAGAACTGCTCCGCCATCACGCCATCCGCCAGCGCATGATCACGACCGGCGTCGTCTATCGGTGGGAGCTCGAACGGCAGGGCAAGCCGATGACGATCGACGTTCCCGGCACCGTCGTCGTCAATGACATCGGCCTCATGGTCGCGCTGGCGCTCGAGGGCGCGGGGCTCGCGTACGTGCCCGACGAGGCGATCGCCGACGCCGTCGCCGAGGGCCGGCTCGAGCGCGTGCTCGAACCCTTTGTGACTCCCGGTCCGGGGTTCTGCCTCTACTTTCCCGCGCGCATGCAGGAGCAGCCCAAGCTGAAGGCCCTCGTCGAAACCGTGAAACGCATGCGCGATGACCTCCTTGCCGGTGTACGGGGCGCGACTCCCAAAACAAAAACCACGAGCGGCGCGTCGCGGAGCAAGTAG
- a CDS encoding S8 family serine peptidase produces MMHRLGHRFILVLVSSGLAACGTGTDDHAEDVGTAPAALSPDGRYILKFKDFSKRGNVLAAAGGKLELELPEHGVIAAKLPDAAVQALAKNPNIEYVEVDPRRELLTQWPPYGIGMVQASDPALAGLDDGRTKICIIDSGLYTGHPDLQGVPVSGYNGNLPWNEDGCGHGTHVAGTIAAVNNTQGVVGVAPDNVSLYIVRVFGNNCSWAYSSTLINALGRCRAAGAKIVSMSLGGTVRSFFEDIAFQAAYNDGVLSIAAAGNGGNTSTTYPAGYTSVMSVAAIDRNKALAGFSQRNADVEIAAPGVEVLSTVPWATPSVAVGSNVDSGGLIEGAAQKTVKGALVHGGLCDNVGAWEGKIVLCQRGVTGLAAKVDNVRSGGGVGAIIYNNAAGFFSGTLGAGVTSTIPAISLRMEDGQALVANSMGASATLNTARLVPGGGYEWWNGTSMATPHVSAVAALIWSQKPTATNAAIRNAINATALDLGTAGRDSSFGYGLVQAKAALNALMGISNVAGSGSVDEDGSVDICRAAGESCSDDAACCSGTCQNGKQVCK; encoded by the coding sequence ATGATGCACAGGCTTGGACATCGATTCATTCTCGTGCTCGTTTCGTCGGGCCTCGCGGCCTGCGGCACCGGCACGGACGATCACGCGGAAGACGTCGGGACCGCCCCGGCCGCCCTCTCCCCGGATGGACGGTACATCCTCAAGTTCAAGGATTTTTCAAAGCGAGGCAATGTGCTCGCCGCGGCGGGTGGGAAGCTCGAGCTCGAGCTCCCCGAGCACGGCGTCATCGCCGCCAAGCTCCCCGACGCGGCCGTTCAAGCCCTCGCAAAGAACCCGAACATCGAGTACGTCGAGGTCGACCCGCGACGTGAGCTCCTCACGCAATGGCCGCCTTATGGCATCGGGATGGTGCAAGCGTCGGATCCGGCCTTGGCGGGCCTGGACGACGGTCGCACGAAGATCTGCATCATCGACTCCGGTCTTTATACCGGGCACCCCGATCTCCAGGGCGTACCCGTCTCGGGCTACAATGGAAACCTGCCCTGGAACGAGGACGGCTGCGGCCACGGCACACACGTCGCCGGCACGATCGCCGCGGTCAATAACACGCAGGGCGTCGTCGGCGTCGCGCCGGACAACGTATCGCTTTATATCGTGCGCGTCTTTGGCAACAATTGCTCGTGGGCGTACTCGTCGACGCTCATCAACGCGCTCGGCAGGTGTAGGGCGGCCGGGGCGAAGATCGTCAGCATGAGCCTCGGCGGCACCGTGAGAAGCTTCTTCGAAGACATCGCCTTCCAGGCCGCCTACAACGACGGTGTCCTCTCGATCGCGGCCGCGGGCAATGGGGGCAATACGTCGACGACTTATCCGGCCGGATATACTTCGGTCATGTCGGTGGCAGCCATCGACAGAAATAAGGCGCTCGCCGGCTTCTCGCAACGCAATGCCGACGTCGAGATCGCCGCGCCGGGCGTGGAGGTGCTCTCGACCGTTCCATGGGCGACACCGAGCGTCGCGGTAGGCTCGAACGTCGATTCGGGCGGGCTCATCGAAGGCGCGGCGCAAAAGACCGTCAAGGGCGCGCTCGTCCATGGCGGCCTGTGCGACAACGTCGGCGCTTGGGAGGGCAAGATCGTGCTTTGCCAGCGCGGCGTGACAGGCCTCGCGGCCAAGGTCGACAACGTGCGGAGCGGAGGCGGCGTCGGCGCGATCATCTACAACAACGCCGCTGGCTTCTTCTCGGGCACGCTCGGCGCGGGCGTCACGAGCACGATCCCGGCCATCAGCCTGCGGATGGAGGATGGCCAGGCCCTCGTCGCGAATTCGATGGGCGCAAGCGCCACGCTGAACACGGCGCGGCTCGTGCCGGGCGGGGGTTACGAGTGGTGGAACGGCACGTCGATGGCGACGCCGCACGTGTCGGCCGTCGCGGCGCTGATCTGGAGCCAGAAGCCGACGGCGACGAACGCCGCGATCCGCAATGCGATCAACGCGACGGCACTGGACCTCGGCACGGCGGGCCGCGATTCGTCGTTTGGATATGGCCTCGTGCAGGCGAAGGCCGCGCTCAACGCCCTCATGGGCATCAGCAATGTCGCTGGAAGCGGCAGCGTCGATGAAGACGGCAGCGTCGACATCTGCAGGGCCGCCGGCGAGAGCTGCTCGGACGACGCGGCGTGCTGCTCGGGCACCTGCCAGAATGGCAAGCAAGTCTGCAAATGA
- a CDS encoding SMI1/KNR4 family protein → MTPEELLAEAFERVKAWMANHGAELLVQNLAPGASAERLRDAEAELGFSLGCELRALWSLHDGQHEEMNGFVEAFDLLTIEGALSGRDSVMYALAFLRENPRTVPESGLTQDELFSDAWLPFAGRDADGLVVNTVSGRVFEILHDDSPPLRMHAASLVAWATEYASRVVADDYRVEEGFGDYYLELRDREAERRHEERSRFEREERQRKAKMSVKELLEEAVSRNREDAAQEVLERAEQTSQAALAEAVALLFATGASPAFLAGTLRPMLNRLTLSAAEWKIVAEGGARMGNDAIRDIALARSRTAASS, encoded by the coding sequence ATGACACCGGAAGAGTTGCTGGCCGAGGCTTTCGAGCGGGTCAAGGCATGGATGGCGAACCATGGCGCGGAGCTTTTGGTCCAGAACCTCGCGCCCGGCGCGAGCGCGGAACGATTGAGGGACGCCGAGGCGGAGCTCGGGTTTTCGCTGGGGTGTGAGCTGCGTGCTTTGTGGTCGCTCCACGATGGACAACACGAGGAGATGAACGGTTTCGTCGAAGCTTTCGACCTCCTCACGATCGAAGGAGCGCTCTCCGGAAGGGACTCCGTCATGTACGCGCTCGCGTTCCTGCGCGAAAACCCTCGGACCGTGCCGGAATCGGGACTCACGCAGGACGAGCTCTTTTCGGATGCTTGGCTCCCTTTTGCCGGCCGCGACGCCGATGGGCTCGTCGTGAACACGGTGAGCGGGCGCGTATTCGAGATTCTCCACGATGATTCGCCTCCCCTTCGCATGCACGCGGCTTCGCTCGTGGCCTGGGCGACCGAGTACGCGTCTCGCGTCGTCGCGGATGACTACCGCGTGGAGGAAGGATTCGGCGACTACTATCTCGAGCTTCGCGACCGAGAAGCAGAGCGCAGACACGAGGAGCGGAGTCGATTCGAACGGGAAGAACGGCAGCGCAAGGCGAAGATGTCGGTGAAAGAGCTGCTGGAGGAAGCTGTCTCGCGAAACAGAGAAGACGCGGCGCAGGAGGTGTTGGAGCGAGCGGAGCAGACGTCGCAGGCAGCGCTTGCCGAAGCCGTCGCGTTGCTCTTCGCCACGGGCGCGTCGCCGGCGTTCCTCGCAGGCACGTTGCGCCCCATGTTGAACAGGCTCACGTTGTCCGCGGCGGAGTGGAAGATCGTCGCAGAAGGCGGCGCTCGCATGGGCAACGACGCCATCCGCGACATTGCCCTCGCGCGGAGCCGGACCGCCGCTTCGAGCTGA
- a CDS encoding metallophosphoesterase family protein: MDHLNIAILGDTHGHLTLAYRVLKRWQAEEAQRIDLILQVGDFGAFPPPYRLDKATKRFAESDPDELGFTAYFHGEPEAEEILGLDASEHRRIDADMIFIRGNHDDFSYLCGLEGTEEGPVPVDAFEKIHYLKSGVPFTYEKNGHSLRIAGLGGIADEDGDPVRLDGGECYTRQDIKRLFALKERFDVFLSHEPPLDAAVAIHPKYAGAGSPAVREFIQNFQPAYHFCGHYHEAGQDISFCTTTKSYHLNAVGFWRPHRLNPGCIGILQWQGERALGMSFLDAPWLKEYTKSTYRYL; the protein is encoded by the coding sequence ATGGATCACCTCAACATCGCGATCCTGGGCGACACGCACGGTCACCTGACGCTCGCCTACCGAGTGTTGAAGCGCTGGCAGGCGGAGGAAGCGCAGCGGATCGATCTCATCTTGCAGGTCGGAGACTTCGGGGCCTTTCCACCGCCCTATCGATTGGACAAGGCCACCAAGCGCTTCGCGGAGAGCGATCCGGACGAGCTGGGCTTCACCGCATACTTTCACGGTGAGCCCGAGGCCGAGGAGATCTTGGGCCTCGACGCGTCGGAGCACCGCAGGATCGACGCGGACATGATTTTCATTCGTGGCAATCACGACGATTTTTCATACCTGTGCGGGCTGGAGGGCACGGAGGAGGGGCCGGTGCCCGTGGATGCTTTCGAGAAAATACATTACCTCAAGAGCGGTGTGCCATTCACGTACGAGAAGAACGGGCATTCGTTACGGATCGCCGGCCTGGGAGGGATCGCGGACGAAGACGGCGACCCGGTCAGGTTGGACGGCGGGGAGTGCTACACGAGGCAAGACATCAAGCGGCTTTTCGCCTTGAAAGAGAGGTTTGACGTATTTTTGTCGCATGAGCCGCCGCTCGACGCTGCGGTCGCCATCCACCCCAAGTATGCGGGCGCCGGGTCCCCAGCCGTTCGGGAATTCATCCAGAATTTTCAGCCAGCGTATCACTTCTGCGGGCACTACCATGAAGCGGGCCAGGACATCTCGTTCTGCACGACCACCAAGAGCTACCACTTGAACGCGGTGGGCTTCTGGCGCCCGCACCGGTTGAATCCTGGGTGTATCGGTATCTTGCAATGGCAGGGGGAGCGCGCGCTCGGAATGTCGTTCTTGGACGCTCCCTGGCTCAAAGAGTACACGAAGAGCACCTATCGATACCTTTGA
- the mxcK gene encoding myxochelin export MFS transporter MxcK, whose product MADSSITKHERHLLWLLAAVQFTHTLDFMILMPLGPELIQRFGISAAGFGAMVSAYTLASAIMGLLGVLWLDRWDRKHAFLLLYVGFVAATISCGVAPSATWLLFSRTAAGACAGLLSAVVMAILADCVPAERRGRAIGTVMSSYGLSAVGGVPLGLSIASQWGWRAPFWAISALAGALWLLAWRILPRVDRHLATAREKGTSAAAPTLSAPGLALGWGLTFSVVFAGFLLIPYLSTFMVGNLGLRLSDLSWVYLCGGAATLFSSRWIGHLADRHGPPRVLGTLLVATLCPYLLFTHLTPSPKAIVAAIFVLFMTLVSGRAIPTIALVTSRVPPALRGRYLAVNMAASDGASGLAAWTSGLFLTTTPDGALVGFGHMGFLAVSVSLLALCILWVLGRSPVPQRAAHT is encoded by the coding sequence GTGGCTGATTCCTCCATAACAAAGCATGAGCGACATCTGCTTTGGCTGCTGGCTGCCGTGCAGTTCACGCACACCCTCGATTTCATGATCCTGATGCCGCTCGGGCCGGAGCTCATCCAGCGTTTCGGCATCTCGGCGGCGGGGTTCGGGGCGATGGTGTCGGCCTATACGCTGGCCTCGGCGATCATGGGTCTTCTCGGCGTGCTCTGGCTGGATCGGTGGGATCGCAAGCACGCATTTTTGCTTCTTTATGTGGGGTTCGTCGCGGCCACGATTTCGTGCGGCGTTGCACCCAGCGCGACGTGGTTGCTTTTTTCGAGGACCGCGGCGGGCGCTTGCGCAGGCCTGTTGAGCGCCGTCGTCATGGCCATTCTCGCCGATTGTGTGCCGGCCGAGCGCCGCGGTCGCGCCATTGGTACCGTGATGTCGTCCTACGGCCTCTCGGCGGTGGGCGGCGTGCCGCTGGGGCTTTCGATCGCCAGTCAATGGGGCTGGCGCGCGCCCTTTTGGGCCATCAGCGCGCTCGCCGGCGCCCTGTGGCTCCTCGCCTGGCGAATCCTGCCCCGCGTCGATCGTCACCTCGCCACGGCGCGCGAAAAGGGCACAAGCGCTGCCGCCCCGACCCTCTCGGCGCCAGGGCTCGCGCTGGGCTGGGGGCTCACGTTCAGCGTGGTCTTTGCAGGCTTTTTGCTGATTCCATATCTGAGCACGTTCATGGTCGGCAATCTAGGGCTCCGCCTCTCGGACCTGTCCTGGGTGTATCTATGCGGCGGCGCGGCCACGCTCTTCAGCTCGCGCTGGATTGGCCACCTCGCCGACCGTCACGGTCCGCCCCGGGTGCTGGGCACGTTGCTCGTCGCCACTTTGTGTCCCTATCTTCTGTTCACGCACCTGACGCCCTCGCCAAAGGCCATCGTGGCCGCCATCTTTGTCCTTTTCATGACGCTGGTATCGGGACGGGCCATTCCGACGATCGCGCTCGTCACGTCGCGGGTCCCGCCCGCGCTGCGCGGTCGTTATCTCGCGGTCAATATGGCGGCGAGCGACGGCGCCTCCGGCCTCGCCGCGTGGACGAGCGGTCTCTTTCTCACGACGACGCCGGACGGGGCGCTGGTCGGCTTTGGCCACATGGGTTTTCTCGCGGTGAGCGTCTCGCTCCTCGCGCTCTGCATTCTCTGGGTGCTCGGGCGCAGCCCCGTTCCGCAGCGCGCCGCGCACACCTGA
- a CDS encoding 3-deoxy-7-phosphoheptulonate synthase class II — MMHEIAMGTPARISSDNEVAVEPPPGERALARTRPSSRVGGWSPTSWKSKPDPQAVRYDDPAAVERVVARIEALPPLVSSWEVERLRLLIADAQLGRRFLLQGGDCAETTRDCRADTIVNKLEILLKMSLVLIVGGRKPVVRVGRFAGQYAKPRSRPTEVRGGVELPSYFGDLVNGPEFTPEARRPDPERMLSCYQHSAMTLNFVRSFSAGGLSDLKRPECWDLSFSEREDLPMSVRESFQATTRQLGDALGCMDALGGVGNELSRVEFFTSHEGLNLHYESAQTRTAPYQDEHYDLTTHMPWLGERTRALDGAHVEFLRGISNPIGIKLGPTVSPVDVLRLLDTLNPREIPGRIVLITRMGADRVEDTLPPLLEVVKRAGRRVLWICDPMHGNTITTSSGIKTREFGSIMREIEQTYDAHDACGTHLGGVHFELTGDDVTECIGGGVREEDLTRAYETLCDPRLNQAQALELSYCIARRMRASL; from the coding sequence ATGATGCACGAAATCGCCATGGGCACGCCGGCGAGGATCTCCTCGGACAACGAGGTCGCCGTGGAGCCTCCGCCCGGGGAGCGCGCGCTCGCGCGCACGCGCCCCTCTTCACGCGTGGGCGGCTGGAGCCCCACGTCCTGGAAGTCAAAGCCCGACCCGCAAGCGGTGCGGTACGACGATCCCGCCGCGGTCGAGCGCGTGGTGGCGCGGATCGAGGCGCTGCCGCCGCTCGTGAGCTCGTGGGAGGTGGAGCGATTGCGATTGCTCATCGCGGACGCCCAGCTCGGCCGGCGTTTCCTGCTCCAGGGCGGTGATTGCGCCGAGACCACGCGTGATTGTCGCGCGGACACGATCGTCAACAAGCTCGAGATCCTGCTCAAGATGTCGCTCGTGCTCATCGTCGGCGGCCGGAAGCCCGTGGTGCGCGTGGGGCGTTTCGCCGGGCAATACGCCAAGCCACGCTCGCGGCCGACCGAGGTCCGTGGCGGGGTCGAGCTTCCGAGTTATTTCGGCGATCTCGTGAACGGGCCCGAATTCACGCCCGAGGCGCGGCGCCCGGATCCGGAGCGGATGCTCTCTTGTTACCAGCACTCCGCGATGACGCTCAATTTCGTGCGGTCGTTCTCGGCTGGCGGGCTCTCGGATCTCAAGCGCCCGGAGTGCTGGGACCTCTCGTTCTCCGAGCGTGAGGACCTGCCCATGTCCGTGCGCGAGAGCTTCCAGGCGACGACGCGGCAGCTCGGCGACGCGCTCGGTTGCATGGACGCGCTCGGCGGCGTGGGAAACGAGCTTTCCCGCGTCGAGTTCTTCACGTCCCACGAAGGGCTCAATCTCCATTACGAATCCGCGCAGACCCGCACCGCGCCGTATCAGGACGAGCATTACGATCTGACCACGCACATGCCGTGGCTCGGCGAGCGCACGCGAGCGCTCGACGGCGCGCACGTCGAGTTCCTCCGGGGCATCAGCAATCCGATCGGCATCAAGCTCGGGCCGACGGTCTCGCCGGTCGACGTTCTGCGTCTGCTCGACACGCTGAACCCGCGCGAGATCCCCGGGCGCATCGTGCTCATCACGCGCATGGGCGCGGACCGCGTCGAGGATACGCTGCCGCCCCTGCTCGAGGTCGTGAAGCGCGCGGGCCGACGCGTGCTCTGGATTTGCGATCCCATGCACGGCAACACGATCACCACGAGCTCGGGCATCAAGACACGCGAGTTCGGGTCGATCATGCGCGAGATCGAGCAGACGTACGACGCGCACGACGCCTGCGGGACCCACCTCGGCGGCGTTCATTTCGAGCTCACGGGGGACGACGTCACCGAATGCATCGGCGGCGGCGTGCGCGAGGAGGATCTCACGCGCGCCTACGAAACCCTTTGCGATCCACGATTGAACCAGGCGCAGGCGCTGGAGCTCTCGTATTGCATCGCGCGCCGGATGCGGGCGAGCCTGTAG
- the dhbC gene encoding isochorismate synthase DhbC translates to MTSIPASEAPFAPAPSGTGLLGEYDIESSFYFSSKVRTILGRGVGEIIARPGRSAPAEAFAERVATVLAGLERAGHDRPMAVGALPFAANSPAHLFVPTAIRSAGPVDAASISPRPSSPVSVDGMRMSPERDVYLRGVERALDAIRDDELSKVVLSRMLELRLSQPVELHPLLERLSKRNASGYTFAVRLPEGRGSGATYPRTLIGASPELLVSRSGKAVFANPLAGSAPRSPDPEEDQRRANALLASEKDRREHAVVIEAIADALQPFCRSLSVPSSPSLVHTEAMWHLATPITGELADLSTSSLRLAMALHPTPAVCGYPTARARAAIEAIEPFDRGLFTGLVGYCDASGDGEWAVTIRCADISSDTIRVYAGAGLVAGSAPERERAEISAKMRTVLTALGLGSLPEDL, encoded by the coding sequence ATGACATCGATTCCGGCGTCCGAGGCCCCCTTTGCCCCAGCGCCCAGCGGTACAGGGCTCCTCGGAGAGTACGACATCGAATCGTCGTTCTATTTTTCGTCGAAGGTCCGCACGATCCTCGGGCGGGGCGTGGGCGAGATCATCGCACGGCCGGGTAGATCGGCGCCTGCAGAAGCGTTTGCTGAGCGCGTTGCCACCGTGCTCGCGGGGCTGGAGAGAGCCGGGCACGACCGCCCCATGGCGGTCGGCGCGCTCCCCTTCGCGGCGAATTCCCCCGCCCACCTCTTCGTGCCGACAGCCATTCGGAGCGCCGGGCCCGTGGACGCGGCGTCGATATCGCCTCGTCCCTCGTCGCCGGTCTCCGTGGATGGGATGCGTATGTCGCCCGAGCGGGACGTGTATCTGCGAGGGGTCGAGCGCGCCCTCGACGCGATACGCGACGACGAGCTGTCGAAGGTGGTCCTTTCCCGGATGCTGGAGTTGCGTTTGTCGCAGCCGGTCGAGCTCCATCCGCTGCTCGAGCGGTTGTCGAAGCGGAACGCAAGTGGGTATACGTTCGCGGTCAGGCTCCCCGAGGGGCGCGGCTCGGGTGCAACGTATCCGCGGACCTTGATCGGAGCGAGCCCGGAGCTTTTGGTGTCGCGATCCGGAAAAGCTGTATTTGCCAATCCGCTTGCCGGGTCCGCGCCACGGAGCCCGGATCCCGAGGAAGATCAACGGCGGGCGAACGCGCTGCTTGCATCCGAGAAGGATCGGCGCGAGCACGCGGTCGTCATCGAAGCCATCGCGGACGCGCTTCAGCCGTTCTGCCGGAGTTTGTCCGTCCCGTCGAGCCCGTCGCTCGTGCACACGGAGGCCATGTGGCACCTCGCGACCCCGATCACGGGGGAACTCGCGGATCTTTCGACCTCATCGCTGCGGCTCGCCATGGCCTTGCACCCGACGCCCGCGGTGTGTGGATATCCGACGGCACGCGCGCGCGCCGCCATCGAGGCGATCGAGCCGTTCGATCGCGGCTTGTTCACGGGTCTCGTGGGGTATTGTGACGCGTCGGGCGACGGTGAATGGGCGGTGACCATTCGCTGCGCCGATATCAGCAGCGACACGATTCGCGTGTACGCCGGGGCCGGCCTCGTCGCTGGATCGGCGCCCGAACGCGAGCGTGCCGAGATTTCGGCCAAGATGCGCACTGTCCTGACCGCGCTTGGCCTGGGTTCCTTGCCGGAGGATCTCTGA